Proteins encoded in a region of the Vibrio sp. CB1-14 genome:
- the lptG gene encoding LPS export ABC transporter permease LptG produces MFRILDVYVGRTIITTILLVLSVFVGLSAVIKFVEQLRSVGEGSYDMLAAMYFVLLGMPRDVELFFSMAALLGSLIGLGMLASSSELVVMQAAGISKMRIGFSVLKTAVPLMLAVMALGEWGAPTTQQMARDLRMQSITGGSIVSVRNGVWARDANDFIFISKVDGESIYGLNLWRFDTDKHLVTTIYADRADYLGNNSWQMHDIQVTDMSDSVVLSKETIDSQEWQTSLVPDKLAIVTVDLNELPLSGLWDYTQYLKDSEQDASRYELAFWRKATQPISVAVMMLMALSFVFGPLRSVTMGARILSGVIAGFTFYISSEFFGPVSLVYGMSPLFGALGPSLVFLTIALLLLRRKL; encoded by the coding sequence GTGTTTCGAATTTTAGATGTCTATGTTGGCAGAACCATTATTACCACTATCTTGTTGGTACTGTCGGTGTTTGTTGGTTTGTCGGCGGTGATCAAGTTTGTCGAGCAGCTGCGCTCTGTTGGTGAAGGTAGCTATGACATGCTGGCGGCCATGTACTTTGTACTGCTAGGTATGCCACGTGATGTGGAGCTGTTCTTCTCCATGGCTGCGCTGCTTGGCTCGCTTATTGGTCTTGGTATGTTGGCCAGTAGCTCTGAGCTTGTGGTCATGCAGGCAGCGGGCATTTCCAAAATGCGCATCGGCTTTTCGGTGCTAAAGACCGCAGTACCTTTAATGCTCGCGGTGATGGCGCTTGGAGAGTGGGGTGCTCCTACCACCCAGCAAATGGCTCGTGATCTAAGGATGCAGTCTATTACTGGGGGCAGTATTGTCTCAGTGCGAAATGGGGTTTGGGCGCGCGATGCCAATGACTTTATATTTATTTCTAAGGTTGATGGCGAATCTATTTATGGCTTGAATCTGTGGCGCTTCGATACTGATAAGCACTTGGTGACAACAATATACGCCGATCGCGCAGACTATCTGGGTAATAACAGTTGGCAGATGCACGACATTCAGGTGACGGACATGTCTGACAGCGTCGTACTGAGTAAAGAGACCATCGATAGCCAAGAGTGGCAAACATCGCTAGTGCCTGACAAGTTAGCGATTGTGACGGTTGATCTAAATGAGCTGCCGTTGAGTGGACTTTGGGATTACACCCAATACCTAAAAGACTCTGAGCAAGATGCGTCACGCTATGAACTGGCCTTTTGGCGTAAGGCAACGCAGCCTATATCGGTGGCTGTAATGATGTTGATGGCGCTCTCTTTCGTCTTCGGTCCACTGCGCAGTGTGACTATGGGTGCGCGGATCTTATCGGGTGTAATAGCGGGTTTTACCTTCTATATTTCTAGTGAGTTCTTTGGTCCGGTGAGTTTGGTGTATGGCATGTCACCGCTGTTTGGTGCTCTGGGGCCGAGCCTAGTGTTCCTCACCATTGCATTGCTGTTGTTAAGAAGAAAGTTATAG
- a CDS encoding DNA polymerase III subunit chi: MNTATFYIIGEDSEQATQQGWFAYVHFLSRHFVGQGAKLYINCTDRQHAEAVAELFWQVSPEQFIAHNLVGEGPKNGTPVEIGFEGLKPSWNRQLVINMANSHATFANSFGQVVDFVPCEEKAKQVARERYKIYRQAGYQLQTIEIQHSES; this comes from the coding sequence ATGAATACTGCAACATTCTACATTATTGGAGAAGACTCCGAACAAGCGACACAGCAAGGCTGGTTTGCTTATGTGCACTTTCTCAGTCGTCATTTCGTAGGGCAAGGTGCCAAACTCTACATCAATTGCACCGATAGACAGCACGCGGAAGCGGTAGCGGAACTCTTCTGGCAAGTCTCACCAGAGCAGTTCATCGCTCATAATTTGGTGGGCGAAGGTCCCAAGAATGGCACGCCTGTTGAAATTGGTTTTGAGGGCCTTAAACCCAGCTGGAACCGTCAATTGGTAATAAATATGGCCAATAGTCACGCAACCTTTGCGAACTCCTTTGGTCAAGTGGTAGACTTCGTCCCTTGCGAAGAAAAAGCTAAGCAAGTTGCGCGAGAAAGGTATAAAATTTACCGTCAAGCGGGCTATCAGCTACAAACCATTGAGATTCAACATTCAGAATCCTAA
- the lptF gene encoding LPS export ABC transporter permease LptF — translation MIIVRYLIRETVKSQLAIFLVLFLVFFSRQFIQVLADASDGDIPAGLIMTLAGISMPTMGLLMFPLSIYIGILVTFGRLYAESEITVMNATGIGNKFLIRAAMYLAVITTSLAAFNAFWLAPWTQEQEVQIREKLASENSVELIQTGSFQRTPDGSSVVFIDDIRDRKLDNVFVAQLSPRDSVLPSVIAAQSGEVKELSDGRQVIALYDGTRYEGVPTRLEYMITEFSEYEGVIGQREVQPRGRSWMAIPTLDLLSDPAPKAQAELHWRLSLVVCIPLLTMLVVPLSAVNPRQSKFAKMGPAIFVYFAYFMAISAMKSALEDGAFPTYIGLWPVNFALLVAAISVNTWDTVPVRRVREKWRRKRRGKPQEVA, via the coding sequence GTGATTATTGTTAGATATTTGATCAGAGAAACAGTTAAGAGCCAATTAGCTATCTTTTTAGTGCTCTTTCTCGTGTTTTTCAGTCGTCAATTTATCCAAGTGCTTGCTGATGCGTCGGATGGAGATATTCCCGCCGGGTTGATTATGACGTTGGCGGGGATCAGCATGCCAACCATGGGGCTGTTAATGTTCCCACTGAGTATCTATATCGGTATTTTGGTGACATTTGGCCGTCTTTACGCCGAGAGTGAAATCACGGTCATGAACGCGACCGGCATTGGTAATAAATTTTTGATCCGTGCGGCGATGTATCTGGCGGTGATCACTACGTCTTTAGCGGCATTTAATGCATTTTGGCTAGCACCTTGGACTCAAGAGCAAGAAGTGCAGATCCGTGAAAAACTGGCTTCGGAAAACTCAGTTGAGCTCATTCAAACGGGTAGCTTCCAGCGCACGCCAGATGGTTCTTCTGTGGTGTTTATCGACGATATTCGTGATCGTAAACTCGATAACGTATTTGTCGCGCAGCTTAGTCCGAGAGATTCAGTGTTGCCGAGCGTGATTGCTGCTCAATCCGGCGAAGTGAAAGAGTTGAGCGATGGCAGGCAGGTTATCGCTTTGTATGACGGTACGCGTTATGAAGGCGTGCCTACACGGCTAGAGTATATGATAACGGAGTTTTCTGAGTATGAAGGGGTGATTGGCCAGCGTGAAGTGCAGCCAAGAGGTCGTTCATGGATGGCGATTCCAACGCTGGATTTGCTCTCTGATCCCGCGCCTAAAGCGCAAGCAGAGCTTCATTGGAGACTATCCCTGGTGGTGTGTATTCCATTGCTGACCATGCTGGTGGTACCGCTGTCAGCGGTGAACCCAAGGCAAAGTAAGTTTGCCAAGATGGGGCCGGCGATATTCGTTTATTTCGCTTACTTTATGGCGATCAGTGCGATGAAATCGGCACTAGAAGATGGCGCATTCCCAACCTACATTGGTCTGTGGCCGGTGAATTTTGCCTTGTTGGTCGCAGCGATTAGTGTCAATACTTGGGATACCGTACCTGTGAGACGAGTCCGAGAAAAGTGGCGTCGCAAAAGACGCGGTAAGCCGCAAGAGGTAGCGTAA
- the pepA gene encoding leucyl aminopeptidase: MEFSVKSGSPEKQRSACIVVGVFEPRRLSPVAEQLDKISDGYISSLLRRGDLEGKPGQMLLLHQVPGVLSERVLLVGCGKERELGERQYKEIIQKTISTLNETGSMEAVCFLTELHVKGRDTYWKVRQAVEATKDGLYTFDQFKSSKPETRRPLRKLVFNVPTRRELNLGEKAIAHGLAIASGVKTSKDLGNMPPNIANPAYLASQARRLADDYETVTTKIIGEQEMEKLGMTSYLAVGRGSKNESMMSIMEYKGNPESEAKPIVLVGKGLTFDSGGISLKPGEGMDEMKYDMCGAASVMGTMKALAKLNLPINVIGILAGCENMPGSNAYRPGDILTTMSGQTVEVLNTDAEGRLVLCDALTYVERYEPECVVDVATLTGACVIALGHHISGVISNHNPLSHELVNASEQAGDRAWRLPMADEYQEQLASPFADMANIGGRPGGTITAGCFLSRFAKKYHWAHLDIAGTAWKSGKAKGSTGRPVSMLVQFLLNRSGQETEE; encoded by the coding sequence ATGGAGTTTAGTGTAAAAAGTGGCAGCCCAGAGAAGCAGCGCAGTGCTTGCATCGTAGTTGGCGTTTTTGAGCCACGTCGTCTCTCTCCAGTTGCAGAGCAACTGGACAAAATCAGTGATGGCTATATCAGCTCACTGCTTCGCCGTGGCGACCTTGAGGGTAAGCCAGGCCAAATGCTTCTTTTGCACCAAGTACCTGGAGTACTGTCGGAGCGTGTGCTTCTTGTTGGTTGTGGTAAAGAACGCGAGCTTGGCGAGCGTCAATACAAAGAAATTATCCAAAAAACCATCAGCACGCTGAACGAAACAGGTTCAATGGAAGCCGTTTGCTTCCTGACTGAGCTTCACGTTAAAGGCCGCGACACGTATTGGAAAGTGCGTCAGGCTGTGGAAGCGACCAAAGATGGTCTTTATACCTTCGATCAATTTAAGAGCAGCAAGCCAGAAACTCGCCGTCCACTTCGCAAACTGGTATTTAACGTACCAACTCGCCGTGAACTAAACCTAGGCGAAAAAGCGATTGCCCACGGTCTAGCGATTGCATCAGGCGTGAAAACATCCAAAGATCTTGGCAACATGCCACCAAACATTGCGAATCCAGCTTACCTTGCTTCTCAAGCTCGTCGTCTCGCAGATGATTACGAAACCGTAACGACTAAGATCATCGGTGAGCAAGAGATGGAAAAACTGGGCATGACCTCTTACCTAGCGGTAGGTCGTGGCTCTAAAAATGAATCTATGATGTCTATCATGGAGTACAAGGGCAACCCAGAGTCCGAAGCAAAGCCGATTGTTTTGGTTGGTAAAGGTTTGACTTTCGATTCAGGCGGTATCTCACTTAAGCCTGGTGAGGGCATGGATGAGATGAAGTACGACATGTGTGGTGCGGCATCTGTAATGGGTACCATGAAAGCACTTGCGAAGCTAAACCTGCCTATCAATGTTATTGGTATCCTTGCGGGCTGTGAAAACATGCCAGGTAGCAACGCTTACCGTCCAGGCGACATCCTAACTACCATGTCAGGTCAAACGGTTGAAGTGCTAAACACTGACGCAGAAGGCCGCCTGGTACTGTGTGACGCACTGACGTATGTAGAGCGCTATGAGCCAGAGTGTGTGGTTGACGTGGCTACGCTAACAGGCGCTTGTGTGATCGCTCTAGGTCACCACATCAGCGGCGTTATCTCTAACCACAACCCACTTTCTCACGAGCTAGTTAATGCTTCTGAGCAAGCGGGTGACCGCGCTTGGCGTCTACCTATGGCTGACGAGTACCAAGAACAGCTAGCAAGCCCGTTTGCAGACATGGCAAACATCGGCGGTCGTCCTGGCGGCACTATTACAGCTGGCTGCTTCCTATCGCGATTTGCGAAGAAGTACCACTGGGCTCATCTAGATATCGCGGGTACAGCATGGAAGTCGGGTAAAGCGAAAGGCTCTACCGGCCGTCCAGTCTCAATGCTTGTCCAATTCTTGCTTAACCGCAGTGGCCAAGAGACTGAAGAGTAA